A DNA window from Oncorhynchus tshawytscha isolate Ot180627B linkage group LG13, Otsh_v2.0, whole genome shotgun sequence contains the following coding sequences:
- the mrpl3 gene encoding 39S ribosomal protein L3, mitochondrial, producing MSAWTCRFLLYRGARVLAGRTGAVAAADSCLFQSVRTVKTTTWWEEHLTEDNKSYMRKSLGEEYNRQIAAKLHPLKDEPWPRQEWTKESRRVGLVAVKLGMAPVWTKTGERHVVTMLQVQDCHVLNYLSKEEYDGHTAALMVGGKNASPFYKTDEEMEMFRLAGVPPKQKVTTFKVSDNAIIKPGTPLYAAHFRPGQYVDVTAKTIGKGFQGVMKRYGFKGQPASHGQTKTHRRPGASGPGGDPAKVFKGKKMPGMMGNVFDTAHGLKVWRVNTRYNVIYVHGSVPGHKNCLLKVRDTNLPTYVEKNINPPFPTFFCEEDEQLPEDLYDEDLFIHTQPSLTL from the exons ATGTCCGCGTGGACCTGCCGATTTCTTCTCTACAGAGGAGCACGTGTGCTAGCGGGACGAACCGGAGCGGTAGCAGCAGCCGACAG CTGTCTCTTTCAGAGTGTTCGGACAGTGAAGACCACAACATGGTGGGAGGAGCATCTGACGGAGGATAATAAATCATATATGAG GAAGAGTCTGGGAGAGGAGTATAATCGACAGATAGCTGCTAAGCTCCACCCACTGAAGGATGAGCCCTGGCCCAGACAAGAATGGacaaagg AGAGTCGGCGAGTAGGGCTGGTTGCAGTGAAGTTGGGCATGGCCCCAGTCTGGAccaaaacaggagagagacacgtGGTGACCATGCTGCAG gtgcaGGATTGCCATGTGTTGAATTACCTGTCTAAAGAGGAGTACGATGGACACACTGCTGCCCTAATGGTGGGAGGGAAGAACGCATCGCCCTTCTAC aagacagatgaagagatggagatgttTAGGTTGGCTGGAGTTCCTCCTAAACAGAAAGTCACCACCTTTAAAGTCTCTGACAATGCTATCATCAAACcag GCACTCCTCTCTATGCAGCACACTTCCGTCCAGGACAATATGTAGATGTCACAGCCAAAAC tattggTAAGGGTTTTCAGGGGGTGATGAAGCGGTATGGGTTTAAAGGCCAGCCAGCGTCTCATGGCCAGACCAAAACACACCGCAGACCTGGAGCCTCGGGACCTGGAGGG GATCCAGCCAAAGTCTTCAAAGGGAAAAAGATGCCAGGCATGATGGGAAATGTGTTTGACACTGCCCACGGCCTAAAG gtatggAGAGTTAACACCAGGTATAATGTTATCTATGTTCATGGCTCCGTTCCTGGCCACAAGAACTGCTTACTAAAG GTGAGGGACACTAACCTACCGACTTATGTGGAGAAGAACATCAACCCTCCGTTTCCAACGTTTTTCTGTGAGGAGGACGAACAGCTGCCTGAAGACCTGTACGATGAAGACCtgttcatacacacacagccctcactcacactctaa